The DNA window agggagtgctgaacatttggagggtcagtactgagggagtgctgtactgtcggagggtcagtactgatattgtgctgcattgtcggagggtctgtactgatattttgctgcactgttggagcgtcagtaccgaaggagcgctgtgctgtcagagggtcagtgctgagggagtaccacAGTTTCAGAggttcaggactgagggagtgctgcactgttggagggtcagtactgagggagtgctgcactgtcagagggtcagtactgagggagtgctgcacagtcagaggttcaGTAAAGAGGGAGTGTTGCACATTCGGAgaatcaatattgagggagtgctgcagtgtcggagaatcagtattgagggattgatGCAGTGTCAGAGTTGAATTTCTATCAGTTAAAGACTACTGACTTGTTGTTAAGCACAATGCagttgtgggatcttgttgtgtatGATGTAGGCCTTTCAAGATAATATAGAATGAAGGGTGTCCGTTCTTACATTGCACAGTTAGTACGAGGGTCCGCTCCGAAGAAACAGATGGATAtctcactctgcagctgagagtgtgTCCGTGGTGTTTGAGTGATGGGATGAGGGTCAGAAGAGAAGTATAGGTCAGAGTGACACCATGCTGAGTTACAGTGTTTGAGACTGATCCAGGTACGTCAGTGGGAGTGTCCCAGGTTAAGACAGGTGCTGCTGTTCCATTGCACGTTGTGTTGAAGGTGCAGCTTACATCCACACGCTTTCCTGCAATAATTTCAGCAGGGAATATCGTGGGTTTATCTGTGAAATCTAACAGACAGAGAATGGATCCTTTTAGAGAAATTTAACGTGAAGCATCAGTTCAAATAGAAATCACAGTCCCACAACAGAAAGCacttttacaaggatgatatcagaactgagagattaCGATGATCAGAAAATACTTTTAAACAGGATTAGGTAGATTGATGGGAGTGGATAACCTGATAACATTGATGGACACAGTCAGTATATCTAATCATTGATATTAAAGTGAGTATTAGAGATTGCTTTAGGACTGAACTGGAAGCTATCACCAGGTTATTGAGAATCAGACAGCGTGTTATAATAAGCTGTGTCTTGTGTTAATATGTAAACATCACAGTTTGTGTTATTTCCCATTGAGTGTTGAATGTGAATTGTTGAGTAATTATAACACAGCACTTACCAGAAACGTGAAGCTGGGTTACAGAGTAATTGTTACAGCTTGGACCATTGTCAAATTCTATTCTGAAAAAATAAGGTCCTGCATCTTCCCGTGTGATGTTGTTTATAATCAGGGAACAGTCGCCATCTTTCAGGTCTCCAGACAGCCGGGTCCGATGGTGGAACCGTGGTAACTCGTGACTGTGATCCTTGGAATGAAAGGCTATAG is part of the Carcharodon carcharias isolate sCarCar2 chromosome 29 unlocalized genomic scaffold, sCarCar2.pri SUPER_29_unloc_29, whole genome shotgun sequence genome and encodes:
- the LOC121274082 gene encoding sialic acid-binding Ig-like lectin 12; amino-acid sequence: MIGKSYFLLSLLQDFTDKPTIFPAEIIAGKRVDVSCTFNTTCNGTAAPVLTWDTPTDVPGSVSNTVTQHGVTLTYTSLLTLIPSLKHHGHTLSCRVRYPSVSSERTLVLTVQYAPQNLSITSLDTINASSIIIIEGNSAVIICSVESFPASNL